Proteins encoded within one genomic window of Mycolicibacterium monacense:
- a CDS encoding zinc-dependent metalloprotease: protein MSASSADLTVGRTVDWRFAATVGAKLVRPGPPATDYTRRQAVEQLATASREAELPVREVTGLNEGNAVTEARIIDRPGWIQAAAQSMRTMTGGTDRPSNFLTGRVTGAQTGAVLAFVSSGILGQYDPFATAGGQERSDPGNGPSGELLLVWPNVIAVERQLRVSPTDFRLWVCLHEVTHRVQFRANPWLADHMSSALAMLTKDAGEDVTEVAARLADYVRNRRAHTDAHSTGVLGLMRAMQAEPQRRALDQLLVLGTLLEGHADHVMDAVGPAVVPSVATIRARFNQRRERKQPPVQRILRALLGVDAKISQYTRGKAFVDHVVAKVGMERFNTVWSGPETLPLPTEVDEPQRWIDRVL from the coding sequence ATGAGCGCGTCGTCGGCCGACCTCACGGTCGGACGCACCGTGGACTGGCGCTTCGCGGCCACCGTCGGCGCCAAGCTCGTCCGGCCCGGTCCGCCCGCCACCGACTACACCCGCCGCCAGGCCGTCGAACAGCTCGCCACCGCGTCGCGGGAGGCCGAGCTGCCCGTACGCGAGGTCACGGGGCTCAACGAGGGCAACGCCGTCACCGAGGCGCGCATCATCGACCGCCCCGGGTGGATCCAGGCCGCGGCACAGTCGATGCGGACGATGACCGGTGGCACCGACCGGCCGAGCAATTTCCTGACCGGCCGCGTCACCGGCGCGCAAACCGGAGCGGTGCTGGCATTCGTGTCGTCGGGCATCCTCGGCCAGTACGACCCGTTCGCGACCGCCGGAGGGCAGGAGCGAAGCGACCCGGGAAATGGTCCGAGCGGTGAACTGCTGCTGGTGTGGCCGAACGTGATCGCGGTCGAACGCCAGCTGCGGGTGTCGCCCACCGACTTCCGGCTGTGGGTGTGCCTGCACGAGGTCACCCACCGCGTCCAGTTCCGCGCCAACCCGTGGCTGGCCGACCACATGTCGTCGGCGCTGGCGATGCTGACCAAGGACGCCGGCGAAGACGTCACCGAGGTGGCCGCGCGGCTGGCCGACTATGTGCGCAACCGGCGCGCGCACACCGACGCGCACTCGACCGGGGTGCTGGGGCTGATGCGCGCGATGCAGGCCGAACCGCAGCGGCGCGCACTCGACCAGCTGCTGGTGCTGGGCACCCTGCTCGAGGGGCACGCCGACCACGTGATGGACGCGGTGGGCCCCGCCGTGGTGCCGTCGGTGGCCACCATCCGCGCCCGCTTCAACCAGCGGCGCGAGCGCAAACAGCCGCCCGTGCAGCGCATCCTGCGCGCACTGCTCGGCGTCGACGCCAAGATCAGCCAGTACACCCGCGGTAAGGCGTTCGTCGACCACGTCGTGGCCAAGGTCGGGATGGAGCGGTTCAACACCGTCTGGTCCGGACCCGAAACCCTGCCGCTGCCAACAGAAGTCGACGAGCCGCAGCGATGGATCGACCGCGTGCTGTAG
- the hpt gene encoding hypoxanthine phosphoribosyltransferase, with protein MRAAALVPVPTAWHAVGVPAHTPDLYEGDIKSVLLSEEQIQSRTAELAAQIADTYRAAIGDSGQDLLLVTVLKGAVMFVTDLARSIPLPTQLEFMAVSSYGSSTSSSGVVRILKDLDRDINDRDVLIVEDIVDSGLTLSWLLRNLATRQPRSLRVCTLLRKPDAVRADVDIEYVGFDIPNEFVVGYGLDYAERYRDLPYIGTLEPKVYTHD; from the coding sequence GTGAGAGCGGCCGCGTTGGTTCCGGTCCCGACGGCATGGCACGCTGTGGGCGTGCCTGCGCATACACCCGACCTGTACGAGGGCGACATCAAGTCGGTGCTGCTGTCGGAGGAACAGATCCAATCCCGGACGGCCGAATTGGCCGCCCAGATCGCGGACACCTACCGCGCGGCGATCGGGGATAGCGGGCAGGACCTGCTGCTGGTCACGGTGCTCAAGGGCGCCGTCATGTTCGTCACCGACCTGGCCCGTTCGATCCCGCTGCCCACCCAGCTCGAGTTCATGGCCGTCAGCTCCTACGGCTCGTCCACGTCGTCGTCGGGGGTGGTGCGCATCCTCAAAGACCTCGACCGCGACATCAACGACCGCGACGTGCTGATCGTCGAGGACATCGTCGACTCGGGTCTGACGCTGTCGTGGCTGCTGCGCAACCTGGCCACCCGGCAGCCGCGGTCGCTGCGGGTGTGCACGCTGCTGCGCAAACCCGACGCCGTGCGCGCCGACGTCGACATCGAGTACGTCGGTTTCGACATCCCCAACGAGTTCGTCGTCGGCTACGGGCTGGACTACGCCGAGCGCTACCGCGACCTGCCCTACATCGGCACGCTGGAACCGAAGGTCTACACGCACGACTGA
- the dacB gene encoding D-alanyl-D-alanine carboxypeptidase/D-alanyl-D-alanine endopeptidase — protein sequence MRPTRWRRSTHVLVGLAVLVLVAVLVAVAAVFTTGRNSDAQAAKPLPAPATANPAVVPVTESAPMPTDAGLAAALAPALADPNLGELAGRVTDAMTGDPLWDRHADVPMQPASTNKVLTAAAALLTLDREARLTTTVVAGDQKRDPGLVVLKGGGDPTLSAAPRGTDSWYRDAARIGELADQVRRSGIEPTAVAVDTSAYTGPEMAFGWDPLDIPGGDIAPMVPVMLDGGRTQPVSEESRRSPTPAADAGRALATALRIDPAAVTVLRGPYRGGRQIAAVQSPPLMERLRVMMNLSDNVMAEAIGREVAAQLGRPQSFDDAAKAVLAQLRKAGIDTTGARLFDSSGLSVDDRLTARTLDDVITAAAGDDHPELRPLVDLLPIAGGSGTLSNRYLDTAAGREAAGWLRAKTGSLTGTNSLAGIVTDARGRVLTFALMSNNAGPTGRTALDALAATLRACGCGS from the coding sequence ATGCGGCCCACCCGGTGGCGGCGATCGACCCACGTGCTGGTCGGGCTGGCCGTGCTGGTGCTGGTCGCGGTCCTCGTCGCGGTCGCCGCGGTGTTCACCACCGGCCGCAATTCCGATGCCCAGGCCGCCAAACCCCTGCCCGCCCCCGCGACCGCGAACCCGGCCGTCGTGCCGGTCACCGAATCCGCGCCGATGCCGACCGACGCCGGTCTGGCCGCCGCGCTCGCCCCCGCGCTGGCGGATCCGAACCTCGGCGAGCTGGCCGGGCGGGTCACCGACGCGATGACCGGCGACCCGCTGTGGGACCGGCACGCCGACGTGCCGATGCAGCCCGCCTCGACCAACAAGGTGCTCACCGCCGCCGCGGCGCTGCTGACGCTGGATCGCGAGGCCCGGCTGACCACCACGGTGGTGGCCGGGGACCAGAAGCGGGATCCAGGGTTGGTGGTGCTCAAGGGCGGTGGCGATCCGACCCTGTCCGCGGCGCCCCGCGGCACCGACAGCTGGTACCGGGACGCCGCCCGCATCGGCGAACTCGCCGATCAGGTGCGGCGCAGCGGGATCGAACCGACCGCGGTGGCCGTGGACACCAGCGCCTACACCGGTCCGGAGATGGCGTTCGGCTGGGACCCGCTGGACATCCCCGGCGGTGACATCGCGCCGATGGTGCCGGTCATGCTCGACGGCGGCCGCACCCAACCGGTCAGCGAGGAGTCGCGGCGCTCACCCACCCCGGCCGCCGACGCCGGGCGCGCGCTGGCCACCGCGCTGCGCATCGACCCCGCCGCGGTCACGGTGCTACGCGGCCCGTACCGGGGCGGCAGGCAGATCGCGGCCGTGCAGTCACCGCCGCTGATGGAACGGCTGCGGGTGATGATGAACCTCTCCGACAACGTGATGGCCGAGGCCATCGGTCGGGAAGTGGCCGCCCAGCTCGGCCGCCCGCAGAGCTTCGACGACGCCGCCAAGGCGGTGCTCGCGCAGTTGCGCAAGGCCGGCATCGACACCACGGGCGCCCGGTTGTTCGACTCCAGCGGCCTGTCGGTCGACGACCGGCTGACCGCGCGCACCCTCGATGACGTGATCACCGCCGCCGCCGGCGACGACCATCCCGAACTGCGCCCGCTGGTGGACCTGCTGCCGATCGCCGGGGGCAGCGGCACGCTGTCCAACCGCTACCTCGACACCGCCGCGGGGCGCGAGGCCGCCGGATGGCTGCGCGCCAAGACCGGATCGCTGACCGGAACCAACTCGCTGGCCGGCATCGTCACCGACGCCCGCGGCCGCGTGCTGACGTTCGCGCTGATGTCGAACAACGCCGGCCCGACCGGCCGCACGGCCCTCGACGCCCTGGCCGCCACGCTGCGCGCCTGCGGGTGCGGCTCATGA
- a CDS encoding inorganic diphosphatase, giving the protein MEFEVVIEIPKGSRNKYEVDHETGRLKLDRYLYTSMAYPTDYGFIENSLGEDGDPLDALVLLPESVFPGCIVDARPVAMFQMTDEAGGDDKVLCVPAGDKRWDHIQDLADVPEQVLEEVKHFFVHYKDLEPNKYVKAADWTGREAAEAEVQRSFERFKAEGH; this is encoded by the coding sequence GTGGAGTTCGAGGTCGTCATCGAGATCCCCAAGGGGTCACGCAACAAGTACGAGGTCGACCACGAGACCGGCCGGCTCAAACTGGACCGCTACCTCTACACGTCGATGGCCTACCCGACCGACTACGGCTTCATCGAGAACTCGCTCGGCGAGGACGGCGACCCCCTCGACGCGCTGGTACTGCTGCCCGAGTCGGTGTTCCCCGGCTGCATCGTCGACGCCCGTCCGGTGGCGATGTTCCAGATGACCGACGAGGCTGGCGGCGACGACAAGGTGCTCTGCGTACCGGCCGGCGACAAGCGCTGGGACCACATCCAGGACCTCGCCGACGTCCCCGAGCAGGTGCTCGAGGAGGTCAAGCACTTCTTCGTCCACTACAAGGACCTGGAGCCGAACAAGTACGTCAAGGCCGCCGACTGGACCGGCCGCGAGGCGGCCGAGGCCGAGGTGCAGCGGTCCTTCGAACGGTTCAAGGCCGAAGGCCACTAG
- the tilS gene encoding tRNA lysidine(34) synthetase TilS: MDRPRAVAALRTEVARFARRHLAGTQRWCVALSGGADSLALTAVAADILPTTALIVDHGLQPDSAAVAETARAEALRLGCPDAHVLRVDVGTSGGPEAAARTARYGALRAAHGGAPVLLGHTLDDQAETVLLGLGRGSGPRSIAGMRVCDPPWYRPLLGVRRAATAAACTELGLHPWVDPHNSDPRYTRSRLRTEVLPLLEDVLAGGVAAALARTAAALQDDNDTLDAQAGAALAEVTTGAGLDTARLAELPAAIRRRVIRSWLLAGGARGLTDTQIQRVDALVSAWHGQGGVAVPSASVRQRLIAGRRDGLLTLHHEPV; encoded by the coding sequence ATGGATCGACCGCGTGCTGTAGCCGCGCTGCGCACCGAGGTGGCCCGGTTCGCACGCCGCCACCTGGCCGGCACGCAACGCTGGTGTGTGGCGCTGTCCGGCGGAGCCGATTCGCTGGCGCTGACCGCGGTGGCCGCCGACATCCTGCCCACCACCGCCCTGATCGTCGACCATGGGCTGCAACCGGATTCGGCTGCCGTCGCCGAGACCGCCCGTGCCGAAGCGCTGCGTCTCGGCTGCCCCGACGCGCACGTGCTGCGGGTCGACGTCGGCACCTCGGGCGGACCCGAGGCCGCCGCCCGCACGGCCCGCTACGGCGCGTTGCGCGCGGCCCACGGAGGCGCTCCGGTGCTGCTCGGCCACACCCTCGACGACCAGGCGGAGACGGTGCTGCTCGGGCTGGGGCGCGGCTCGGGTCCGCGGTCGATCGCCGGGATGCGGGTGTGCGATCCGCCCTGGTACCGCCCCCTGCTGGGGGTGCGCCGCGCGGCGACCGCCGCCGCATGCACCGAACTCGGGCTACATCCGTGGGTGGATCCGCACAACAGCGATCCGCGCTACACCCGCAGCCGGCTGCGCACCGAGGTGCTGCCGCTGCTCGAAGACGTCCTCGCCGGGGGAGTGGCCGCAGCGCTGGCGCGCACCGCCGCCGCGCTGCAGGACGACAACGACACCCTCGACGCGCAGGCCGGTGCGGCGTTGGCCGAGGTCACCACCGGAGCGGGACTCGACACCGCACGGCTGGCGGAGCTGCCCGCCGCCATCCGGCGGCGGGTGATCCGCAGCTGGCTGCTCGCCGGTGGCGCCCGCGGGCTGACCGACACCCAGATCCAGCGGGTCGACGCCCTGGTGAGCGCCTGGCACGGGCAGGGCGGCGTGGCGGTCCCGTCCGCGTCGGTGCGTCAGCGGCTGATCGCGGGACGCCGCGACGGGCTGCTGACCCTGCATCACGAGCCGGTGTGA